Part of the Poecilia reticulata strain Guanapo linkage group LG2, Guppy_female_1.0+MT, whole genome shotgun sequence genome is shown below.
TAGTTCATGTCTGCATTTTGGTCCTATTCACAATCACAAACTATTAAACATGACAGTAATAGTCGttctatttttctgttcttttttcaatcaaaattaCATAGGATGCATAAAACATCCTGTGTTGTGATCAGATTCTGAGCAAATCGttgattcaaaacaaatatttgttttgatacaaaaaaaattgtatttggtGGATTTTAAATGGCTTTACATCAAACCCAATgattgatatgttttttttttgtagcttaaTGCTGCAGGATACGTTTCataataaatgtagaaaagGAATGTTGAACTATTTATATGGTGTGGGCTGTAAAAGTGAGGCAGAGCATTGAACCGGACAGATGTTTGCTGCAGCGAAGACCCTGGAAGAGCTGAGCTGACTAATCTTTAACATGCTTGTGTTTTGAAGGGAAGTCTCCAAAGTAACGTTTAGCCTTGTACAGTTAAGAAGCCATAAGTATATTCTCCTGCTGTTGGGGAAACTTGCTCTGTACGTGCTAAAATCCTGGCCCCGGAGCGGAAGGCCGGTATTTCTAAAAATGCCTAACAAAGCTCAAGAGGTAAGTTTTAAGCCTTTTTTGACATACAAGCTTGACATACACTATATCTAAGATTGCTAGAGCATTTATCgtgccttttaaaaaaaaaaaaaaaaacaggatgcTGTGACCAACCTGAGTACGCTACAGGAGATTTCCCAACAACTGGGTTTTGAATGGACAGTTCTGGCATCTCAACTTGATTTCAGCAGGGCTGAAATACATCAGTTCCACACCAAATCAACAGAGAAGGGCGAACAGGCCAGGCTCATGTTGGAAAGATGgtactatgtgtgtgtgtgtgtgtgtgtgtgtgtgtgtgtgggtgcgtgtgggTGGGTGTATGGGTGTGTGTCTGCGCATTCAGGTTTCAGAACTTGATCtttttgaaagaagaaaaaaaaactaacacattttattgtcagTAGTTTTAGCACCACATTTACTTTGTACCACTGGATCCTGTATGGGataaaaaacattagaaaatttTGCACCTCTCCTTTTTTCTGATATTGGATTGATTACCAGGTACGAGAGGTCATGGGACAAGCCAAATAAGACCAAATTACTCCAAGACGCACTGGAGCGAGCGGGTCGGCGTGACCTCGCAGAATGGCTGCGCTGTCTCCACTGGGGTCATCAGAAGTTGAGTAAAAAGGTGGAACTGCCCTCAGCATTCCCCTTCATCATCACCGTCCATAAGACCATCCGCAACCAAAACGCCCTGCGCAGAATCAACGACCTCAATCACAAATTCACCTAAAAATACATGATTTTTGCATACAAAAGCCACTCATCTCTGGTCATATTTATTACTGATCTTAcattacatgaataaatattaagcctatagatcagtgtttctcaaccctggtcctctcctcccccctgtcctgcatgttttaggtatttcccttctgccacacacctgaattgtatctgggtgattaacaggctttgacggtcatgcaatcatttgaatcagctgttctggaatagaggcacatctaaaacatgcagagcaggggggcagtgaggaccagggATGAGAAACACTGCTATAGACTAAATTAATATCACTGACCAAACAATAC
Proteins encoded:
- the LOC103479367 gene encoding ankyrin-2, with protein sequence MPNKAQEDAVTNLSTLQEISQQLGFEWTVLASQLDFSRAEIHQFHTKSTEKGEQARLMLERWYERSWDKPNKTKLLQDALERAGRRDLAEWLRCLHWGHQKLSKKVELPSAFPFIITVHKTIRNQNALRRINDLNHKFT